A window of Sandaracinaceae bacterium contains these coding sequences:
- a CDS encoding aldehyde dehydrogenase family protein, which yields MSEQHPSEALEDDGKKKKKKKDKDRDKEGKKKKRNGASASPEGGGDTVAEIFESMAYGPAPETDSVVTEWLDAHGRRFDHYIGGAWVPPASGVYFDSINPGRSAYEGEVVKLAEVAEGSAEDVDRAVAAAKAALPGWRELGPHGRARYLYAIARHVQKHHRKLAVLESLDNGKPIRESRDIDVPLVARHFYHHAGWAQLMESELADTVPVGVVGQVIPWNFPLLMLAWKIAPAIAMGNCVVLKPAEYTPLTAVLFAEICAEVNLPPGVVNILQGDGKAGSALVDHPDVKKIAFTGSTGVGRIIRKATAGTGKKLSLELGGKSPFVVFEDADLDSVVEGVVDAIWFNQGQVCCAGSRILCQESVADELLKRLRARMEKLRLGDPLDKAIDMGAIVAPVQLEQIRGLVQRGADEGASLWQPSWSCPTEGLFYPPTLLSDVSPASTVAQVEIFGPVVVFMTFRTPKEAIELANNTRYGLAASIWSENLNLALDVAPKIKAGTVWVNCTNVFDAAAGFGGYRESGYGREGGKEGLYEYVKPRWMEDAVGRSSESLAPRESWPSHADSVNPREVSGGAPPAGGPVLPPIDRTAKLYIGGKQRRPDWGYSIEIHDANGRPMGEVGRGNRKDVRDAVEAAHGAKGWSAGTAHLRAQILYYLAENLAEREDEMIARLRLMLGDRAKAAREVEKSVERLFTYAAWADKYDGLVHATPLRSVTIAMNEPIGVLGVVCPDEHPLLGFISTIAPALCVGNAVVVVPSERHPLAATDFYQVVETSDLPPGALNIVTGYRKELVKTLAGHDDVEQVWYFGPEEGTKEVELESAGNMKRTWCQYGPTRNWLDDREAAGREFLREATHVKNIWVPYGE from the coding sequence ATGAGCGAACAGCACCCGAGCGAAGCCCTCGAAGACGACGGCAAGAAGAAGAAAAAGAAGAAGGACAAGGACCGCGACAAGGAGGGGAAGAAGAAGAAGCGCAACGGCGCCTCGGCTTCCCCCGAGGGTGGTGGAGACACGGTGGCGGAGATCTTCGAGTCGATGGCCTACGGGCCGGCGCCCGAGACCGACTCGGTGGTGACCGAGTGGCTCGACGCGCACGGTCGCCGCTTCGATCACTACATCGGCGGCGCCTGGGTCCCGCCCGCGAGCGGCGTCTACTTCGACAGCATCAACCCCGGCCGATCCGCCTACGAGGGCGAGGTCGTGAAGCTGGCCGAGGTCGCCGAGGGCAGCGCCGAGGACGTCGACCGCGCGGTCGCCGCCGCGAAGGCCGCCCTCCCCGGCTGGCGCGAGCTCGGGCCGCACGGCCGCGCGCGCTACCTCTACGCCATCGCGCGGCACGTGCAGAAGCACCACCGCAAGCTCGCCGTGCTCGAGTCGCTCGACAACGGCAAGCCCATCCGGGAGAGCCGCGACATCGACGTGCCGCTCGTGGCGCGCCACTTCTATCACCACGCCGGCTGGGCCCAGCTGATGGAGAGCGAGCTGGCCGACACCGTGCCGGTGGGCGTGGTCGGCCAGGTGATCCCCTGGAACTTCCCGCTGCTGATGCTCGCGTGGAAGATCGCGCCCGCGATCGCGATGGGGAACTGCGTCGTGCTCAAGCCGGCGGAGTACACGCCGCTGACCGCGGTACTCTTCGCGGAGATCTGCGCCGAGGTGAACCTGCCGCCGGGCGTGGTGAACATCCTCCAGGGCGACGGCAAGGCGGGCTCCGCGCTCGTCGATCACCCGGACGTCAAGAAGATCGCCTTCACCGGCTCGACCGGCGTCGGGCGCATCATCCGCAAGGCCACCGCGGGCACGGGCAAGAAGCTGAGCCTCGAGCTCGGCGGCAAGTCGCCCTTCGTGGTCTTCGAGGACGCGGATCTCGACAGCGTCGTCGAGGGCGTCGTCGACGCCATCTGGTTCAACCAGGGCCAGGTCTGCTGCGCCGGCTCGCGCATCCTCTGTCAGGAGAGCGTGGCCGACGAGCTGCTGAAGCGGCTGCGCGCGCGCATGGAGAAGCTCCGCCTCGGCGACCCGCTCGACAAGGCGATCGACATGGGCGCCATCGTCGCGCCCGTGCAGCTCGAGCAGATCCGCGGGCTCGTGCAGCGCGGCGCGGACGAGGGCGCGTCCCTCTGGCAGCCGTCGTGGAGCTGCCCGACCGAGGGGCTGTTCTACCCGCCGACGCTCCTGAGCGACGTCTCGCCGGCCTCGACCGTGGCCCAGGTGGAGATCTTCGGCCCGGTGGTGGTCTTCATGACCTTCCGGACGCCGAAGGAGGCGATCGAGCTGGCCAACAACACCCGCTACGGGCTCGCGGCCAGCATCTGGAGCGAGAACCTCAACCTCGCGCTCGACGTGGCGCCGAAGATCAAGGCCGGCACGGTCTGGGTCAACTGCACCAACGTCTTCGACGCGGCGGCCGGCTTCGGCGGCTACCGCGAGAGCGGCTACGGCCGGGAGGGCGGCAAGGAGGGCCTCTACGAGTACGTCAAGCCGCGCTGGATGGAGGACGCCGTCGGGCGCTCGAGCGAGAGCCTGGCCCCGCGCGAGAGCTGGCCGAGCCACGCCGACAGCGTCAACCCGCGCGAGGTCTCGGGAGGCGCGCCGCCGGCCGGCGGCCCCGTGCTGCCTCCGATCGATCGCACCGCGAAGCTCTACATCGGCGGCAAGCAGCGCCGACCCGACTGGGGCTACAGCATCGAGATCCACGACGCGAACGGCCGCCCGATGGGCGAGGTCGGGCGCGGCAACCGCAAGGACGTGCGCGACGCGGTCGAGGCGGCCCACGGCGCGAAGGGCTGGTCCGCCGGCACCGCGCACCTGCGGGCGCAGATCCTCTACTACCTGGCCGAGAACCTCGCCGAGCGGGAGGACGAGATGATCGCCCGCCTGCGCCTGATGCTCGGGGACCGGGCCAAGGCGGCGCGCGAGGTGGAGAAGAGCGTCGAGCGCCTCTTCACCTACGCGGCCTGGGCCGACAAGTACGATGGCCTCGTCCACGCCACGCCGCTCCGGAGCGTGACCATCGCGATGAACGAGCCCATCGGCGTGCTCGGGGTCGTCTGCCCCGACGAACACCCGCTCCTCGGCTTCATCTCGACCATCGCGCCCGCGCTCTGCGTGGGCAACGCGGTGGTGGTCGTCCCCTCCGAGCGCCACCCGCTCGCGGCGACCGACTTCTACCAGGTGGTCGAGACGAGCGACCTGCCGCCCGGCGCGCTCAACATCGTCACCGGCTACCGCAAGGAGCTGGTCAAGACCCTGGCCGGCCACGACGACGTCGAACAGGTCTGGTACTTCGG
- the deoC gene encoding deoxyribose-phosphate aldolase — translation MDLSLDLVEAVQANTSAIERRAATIFKRRSVKKQWQAAWLLRAITLIDLTTLSGDDTPSNVRRLCAKAKSPVRRDLLEALGVADKRITTGAVCVYHAMVKTAVEELEGSGVPVAAVSTGFPAGLTPLKQRLAEIEASVKDGAEEIDIVITRQHVLRHEWKALYEEIRECREACGDAHMKTILATGELGTLRNVAKASWVAMMAGSDFIKTSTGKESLNATLEFGLVMTRAIRSYEDLTGFKVGFKPAGGIRKAKEALAWLVLMKEELGDRWLEPDLFRFGASSLLSDIERQLDHHVTGRYSAYHHHPMA, via the coding sequence ATGGACCTCTCCCTCGACCTCGTCGAGGCCGTCCAGGCCAACACCAGCGCCATCGAGCGCCGCGCCGCCACCATCTTCAAGCGCCGGAGCGTGAAGAAGCAGTGGCAGGCGGCCTGGCTCCTCCGCGCGATCACGTTGATCGACCTGACGACGCTGAGCGGCGACGACACGCCGTCGAACGTCCGGCGGCTCTGCGCGAAGGCCAAGAGCCCCGTGCGGCGCGACCTGCTCGAGGCGCTCGGCGTGGCCGACAAGCGCATCACCACGGGCGCGGTCTGCGTCTACCACGCGATGGTGAAGACCGCGGTCGAGGAGCTCGAGGGCAGCGGCGTCCCGGTCGCCGCGGTCTCGACCGGCTTCCCGGCCGGGCTCACCCCGCTGAAGCAGCGCCTCGCCGAGATCGAGGCGTCGGTGAAGGACGGCGCGGAGGAGATCGACATCGTCATCACCCGTCAGCACGTCCTGCGGCACGAGTGGAAGGCGCTGTACGAGGAGATCCGCGAGTGCCGCGAGGCCTGCGGCGACGCGCACATGAAGACCATCCTCGCGACCGGCGAGCTGGGCACGCTCCGCAACGTCGCCAAGGCGAGCTGGGTGGCGATGATGGCGGGCAGCGACTTCATCAAGACCTCGACCGGCAAGGAGTCGCTCAACGCGACCCTCGAGTTCGGGCTCGTGATGACCCGCGCCATCCGCAGCTACGAGGACCTGACGGGGTTCAAGGTCGGCTTCAAGCCCGCCGGCGGCATCCGCAAGGCGAAGGAGGCGCTCGCCTGGCTCGTCCTGATGAAGGAGGAGCTCGGCGACCGCTGGCTCGAGCCCGACCTCTTCCGCTTCGGGGCCAGCTCGCTGCTCTCCGACATCGAGCGCCAGCTCGACCACCACGTGACCGGCCGCTACTCCGCGTACCACCACCACCCGATGGCGTGA
- the cls gene encoding cardiolipin synthase, with amino-acid sequence MDSLWDFSTGLSAAGTLIGFLSLAFIPLVLLRRKDPAATFAWILVLLFVPVLGVVLFWFLGRDRVRRPVRERIIGGADLRGRITQRLSGQFDHALLERALDQQPLEQRGVMRLAARLGKMEIVAGNDAQVLVGAPATYAALLDAIERATDHVHLEYYIFRADRSGKRLIEALERAAARGVRVRLLYDGYGSVGLRRHLKGVLAAGGYARPFFPLSVLRRAWTVNLRNHRKLVVVDGRLGFTGGINVGDMFLEWRDVHLRLEGPVVAELQAMFAADWYLATRFDLSDPAFFPVLEARGDAVAQVFGSGPDESLEAIHKLYFAAIASARQRVVLATPYFVPDKAMSVALQTAALRGVDVHLIVPARSNHRVTFHAGRSFYDELLAAGVAIHEYEAGMLHTKAMVVDDRFGTVGTFNLDSRSFRLNFELVAVLYDEASVERLAALLAEDLEASRRVELEGWRQRSLSTRIKEGFARLLSPLL; translated from the coding sequence ATGGACTCGCTCTGGGACTTCTCCACCGGGCTCTCCGCGGCGGGAACGCTGATCGGCTTCCTCTCGCTCGCGTTCATCCCGCTGGTGTTGCTGCGGCGGAAGGACCCGGCGGCGACCTTCGCCTGGATCCTGGTCTTGCTCTTCGTGCCCGTGCTCGGCGTGGTCCTCTTCTGGTTCCTCGGCCGCGACCGGGTGCGGCGGCCGGTGCGAGAGCGGATCATCGGCGGGGCCGACCTGCGCGGTCGGATCACCCAGCGCCTGAGCGGCCAGTTCGATCACGCCCTGCTCGAGCGCGCCCTCGACCAGCAGCCGCTCGAGCAGCGCGGGGTCATGCGGCTCGCGGCCCGGCTCGGGAAGATGGAGATCGTGGCCGGCAACGACGCCCAGGTGCTCGTCGGGGCGCCGGCCACCTACGCGGCGCTGCTCGACGCCATCGAGCGGGCGACCGACCACGTGCACCTCGAGTACTACATCTTCCGCGCGGATCGCTCGGGCAAGCGGCTCATCGAGGCGCTCGAGCGGGCGGCGGCCCGCGGGGTGCGGGTCCGGCTGCTCTACGACGGCTACGGCTCGGTGGGCCTGCGGCGTCACCTCAAGGGCGTGCTCGCGGCCGGCGGCTACGCGCGCCCCTTCTTCCCGCTCTCGGTGCTCCGCCGCGCCTGGACGGTGAACCTCCGCAACCACCGCAAGCTCGTGGTGGTGGACGGCCGGCTCGGCTTCACGGGCGGCATCAACGTGGGCGACATGTTCCTCGAGTGGCGCGACGTGCACCTGCGGCTCGAGGGGCCCGTGGTGGCGGAGTTGCAGGCGATGTTCGCGGCCGACTGGTACCTCGCGACCCGCTTCGATCTCAGCGATCCCGCGTTCTTCCCCGTGCTCGAGGCGCGCGGGGACGCGGTGGCGCAGGTCTTCGGCTCGGGGCCGGACGAGAGCCTCGAGGCGATCCACAAGCTCTACTTCGCGGCCATCGCGTCGGCCCGCCAACGCGTCGTGCTCGCCACGCCGTACTTCGTGCCGGACAAGGCGATGAGCGTCGCGCTCCAGACCGCCGCCCTGCGCGGGGTCGACGTGCACCTCATCGTGCCCGCCCGCAGCAACCACCGCGTCACCTTCCATGCGGGGCGGAGCTTCTACGACGAGCTGCTCGCGGCGGGCGTGGCCATCCACGAGTACGAGGCGGGCATGCTGCACACGAAGGCGATGGTGGTCGACGATCGCTTCGGCACCGTCGGCACCTTCAACCTCGACTCCCGGAGCTTCCGGCTCAACTTCGAGCTGGTCGCGGTCCTCTACGACGAGGCGTCGGTCGAGCGGCTGGCCGCGCTCCTCGCCGAAGATCTCGAGGCGTCCCGCCGGGTCGAGCTCGAGGGGTGGCGGCAGCGCTCGCTCAGCACCCGAATCAAAGAGGGCTTCGCGCGCCTGCTCTCTCCTCTGCTCTGA
- a CDS encoding DUF177 domain-containing protein, which translates to MADLVLNVQDIGEAGKSYDFPLTREWLASALSDTGLSHTEVSLAPDADEGHLSLHAHKQGDDVIVTGKLRAALVTPCARCLEPAPVPVDAEVVNLFTARGAALRPEPDELDLTPEDLDREFYAGDRIVLDDIVREYLLLEVPIQPVCQPGCEGIPVPAAVAGPKDLRAEAKVDGVDPRLAPLLSLVGKVPTEE; encoded by the coding sequence ATGGCCGACCTCGTCCTCAACGTTCAAGACATCGGCGAGGCGGGAAAGTCGTACGACTTCCCGCTGACGAGGGAGTGGCTCGCCTCGGCCCTGTCCGACACCGGGCTCTCTCACACAGAGGTCTCCCTGGCCCCGGACGCCGACGAGGGCCACCTCTCGCTGCACGCGCACAAGCAGGGCGACGACGTGATCGTCACCGGCAAGCTGCGCGCCGCGCTCGTCACCCCTTGCGCGCGCTGCCTCGAGCCGGCGCCGGTCCCCGTGGACGCCGAGGTGGTGAACCTCTTCACCGCGCGCGGAGCGGCTCTCCGCCCCGAGCCGGATGAGCTGGACCTGACCCCGGAGGACCTCGATCGCGAGTTCTACGCCGGTGACCGGATCGTGCTCGACGACATCGTGCGCGAGTATCTGCTACTCGAAGTCCCGATTCAGCCGGTGTGTCAGCCCGGCTGTGAAGGCATCCCCGTTCCGGCCGCGGTCGCGGGTCCGAAAGACCTGCGCGCCGAAGCCAAAGTCGATGGGGTGGATCCCCGCCTCGCCCCCTTGTTATCGCTGGTCGGCAAAGTCCCGACCGAGGAGTGA
- the rpmF gene encoding 50S ribosomal protein L32 translates to MAVPKRRNPRSRRNARRANHDRVSAPNVIPCPNCGETMIPHRVCPACGHYAGREVIEIVEETLD, encoded by the coding sequence GTGGCCGTCCCGAAGCGTCGAAACCCGCGCTCGCGTCGCAACGCCCGTCGCGCCAACCACGATCGCGTCTCTGCACCGAACGTGATCCCCTGTCCCAACTGCGGCGAGACCATGATCCCGCACCGGGTCTGTCCTGCCTGCGGTCACTACGCCGGCCGTGAGGTCATCGAGATCGTCGAAGAGACGCTCGACTGA
- the fabG gene encoding 3-oxoacyl-[acyl-carrier-protein] reductase, with product MFDLTGKVALVTGGSRGIGRAVCVALAKAGARVIVNYAGNEAAAAETLKLVREAGSDGELLRFDVSDPEAVDAAIAAAAKRHEGLHILVNNAGIAIDQLLIRIKPEELEKTMAVNVGGALWCSKAAIRLMMRKRYGRVINLTSIVGEAGNAGQAVYSASKAGIIGLTKTLAREYASRGVTVNAVAPGFIETDMTSSLPDKVKEDAIAQTPLGRMGSPEDIAHAVLYLASEEAGFITGHVLRVNGGMQI from the coding sequence ATGTTCGATCTGACCGGCAAGGTCGCCCTGGTGACGGGCGGCTCGCGCGGCATCGGTCGCGCGGTGTGCGTCGCGCTCGCCAAGGCGGGCGCGCGCGTGATCGTCAATTACGCGGGCAACGAGGCCGCCGCGGCCGAGACGTTGAAGCTCGTCCGCGAGGCGGGCTCGGACGGTGAGCTGCTCCGCTTCGACGTCTCGGATCCCGAGGCGGTCGACGCGGCCATCGCCGCCGCGGCCAAGCGCCACGAGGGCCTCCACATCCTGGTCAACAACGCCGGGATCGCGATCGACCAGCTCCTCATCCGGATCAAGCCGGAGGAGCTGGAGAAGACGATGGCGGTCAACGTCGGGGGCGCGCTCTGGTGCTCCAAGGCGGCCATCCGGCTGATGATGCGCAAGCGCTACGGGCGGGTCATCAACCTGACGAGCATCGTCGGCGAGGCCGGGAACGCGGGCCAGGCCGTCTACAGCGCGTCCAAGGCCGGGATCATCGGGTTGACGAAGACGCTCGCTCGGGAGTACGCCTCCCGCGGCGTGACGGTCAACGCGGTCGCGCCGGGGTTCATCGAGACGGACATGACGTCATCGCTGCCCGACAAGGTCAAGGAAGACGCCATCGCTCAGACGCCCCTCGGGCGCATGGGCAGCCCGGAGGACATCGCCCACGCGGTCCTCTACCTCGCCAGTGAAGAAGCCGGGTTCATCACGGGGCACGTGCTCCGGGTGAACGGCGGAATGCAGATTTAG
- a CDS encoding acyl carrier protein — protein METADKVKEIISQQLDVDVGQIKEESAFIEDLGADSLAIVELVLAFEEQFEIEIPDEDTEKIRTVGDAVSYIKSRVS, from the coding sequence ATGGAAACTGCGGACAAGGTCAAGGAGATCATCTCTCAGCAGCTCGACGTGGACGTCGGCCAGATCAAGGAAGAGTCTGCGTTCATCGAGGATCTCGGCGCGGACTCGCTCGCGATCGTCGAGCTCGTCCTCGCGTTCGAGGAGCAGTTCGAGATCGAGATCCCCGACGAGGACACCGAGAAGATCCGCACCGTTGGCGACGCCGTCTCCTACATCAAGAGCCGCGTGAGCTGA
- the fabF gene encoding beta-ketoacyl-ACP synthase II — protein sequence MRRVVVTGVGMVSPCGTTTEESWEAITAGKSGIGPITLFDASEHPSKIAGECTGFDPLLFIEKKRLREGARFIHMAIATSQMAVDAAGFSPSDEEKERVGTFFGVGLCGLELIEEQHKRLLDRGPRRISPYFIPATISNLAPGQVSMRFGFKGANYTTTSACSSGAHAIGEAVRAIRYGHLEAAIAGGAEACVTPLGVGGFTAMRALSTRNDEPERASRPFDKGRDGFVMGEGAASLVLEEREAAMKRGATIYAEVIGYGATSDAYHLTQPAPEGEGAQRAMRLAMEDGKIALERVGYVNAHATSTPTGDLQELQALRHVLGSRASEGDVWISATKSMTGHLLGAAGGLEAALTVMAVKTGVIPPTINLEEPEELAAGMELVRDTARERTLDVALTNSFGFGGTNVTLALARHD from the coding sequence ATGCGCAGGGTCGTCGTCACGGGCGTCGGCATGGTGTCCCCCTGCGGGACGACCACCGAGGAGAGCTGGGAGGCCATCACCGCTGGAAAGAGCGGGATCGGTCCCATCACCCTCTTCGACGCCTCCGAGCATCCGTCCAAGATCGCGGGCGAGTGTACGGGCTTCGACCCGCTTCTGTTCATCGAGAAGAAGCGGCTGCGCGAAGGCGCTCGCTTCATTCACATGGCGATCGCCACCTCGCAGATGGCCGTCGACGCGGCCGGCTTCTCGCCTTCGGACGAGGAGAAGGAGCGCGTCGGCACCTTCTTCGGGGTGGGCCTCTGCGGCCTGGAGTTGATCGAGGAGCAGCACAAGCGGCTCCTCGATCGCGGGCCGCGCCGCATCTCGCCCTACTTCATCCCGGCCACCATCTCGAACCTCGCCCCCGGGCAGGTCTCGATGCGCTTCGGCTTCAAGGGCGCCAACTACACCACGACGAGCGCCTGCTCGTCGGGCGCCCACGCCATCGGCGAGGCGGTGCGAGCCATCCGCTACGGGCACCTCGAGGCGGCCATCGCGGGCGGCGCCGAGGCGTGCGTCACCCCGCTGGGCGTCGGCGGCTTCACGGCCATGCGCGCCCTCTCGACGCGCAACGACGAGCCCGAGCGCGCCAGCCGCCCCTTCGACAAGGGCCGAGACGGCTTCGTGATGGGCGAAGGCGCGGCGAGCCTCGTGCTCGAGGAGCGCGAGGCCGCGATGAAGCGCGGCGCGACGATCTACGCCGAGGTGATCGGCTACGGCGCGACCAGCGACGCCTACCATCTGACGCAGCCCGCGCCCGAGGGCGAGGGCGCGCAGCGCGCGATGCGGCTCGCGATGGAGGACGGCAAGATCGCGCTCGAGCGCGTCGGCTACGTCAACGCGCACGCGACCAGCACGCCGACCGGAGACCTGCAGGAGCTGCAGGCGCTGCGGCACGTGCTCGGCAGCCGCGCCTCCGAGGGCGACGTCTGGATCAGCGCGACCAAGAGCATGACGGGGCACCTCCTGGGCGCCGCGGGTGGGCTCGAGGCGGCCCTGACGGTGATGGCGGTCAAGACGGGCGTGATCCCGCCGACCATCAACCTCGAGGAGCCCGAGGAGCTCGCCGCGGGCATGGAGCTCGTCCGGGACACGGCGCGCGAGCGCACGCTCGACGTGGCGCTCACCAACAGCTTCGGCTTCGGTGGGACGAACGTCACGCTGGCGTTGGCCCGCCACGACTGA
- the rpiB gene encoding ribose 5-phosphate isomerase B — MTKIVVGSDHAGLPLKRPLLDALKARGHEVEDVGTHEDASCDYPDFAHALASKVADGSFPLGLLVCGSGVGMSITANKHAGVRAVVCSEPYSAEMARRHNDANVLCLGARVVGVGLAEAIVDAFLGAEFEGGRHGRRVDKIEPPA; from the coding sequence ATGACGAAGATCGTCGTGGGCTCGGATCACGCGGGGCTGCCCCTCAAGCGGCCGCTCCTCGACGCGCTGAAGGCGCGCGGGCACGAGGTGGAGGACGTGGGCACGCACGAGGACGCCTCGTGCGACTACCCGGACTTCGCCCACGCCCTGGCCAGCAAGGTGGCCGACGGGAGCTTCCCGCTCGGCCTGCTCGTCTGCGGCTCGGGCGTCGGCATGTCCATCACCGCCAACAAGCACGCGGGCGTGCGCGCGGTCGTGTGCAGCGAGCCGTACAGCGCCGAGATGGCGCGCCGCCACAACGACGCCAACGTGCTCTGCCTGGGCGCGCGGGTGGTCGGCGTCGGGCTCGCCGAGGCCATCGTCGACGCCTTCCTCGGCGCCGAGTTCGAGGGCGGCCGCCACGGGCGCCGGGTCGACAAGATCGAGCCGCCCGCCTGA
- the nfi gene encoding deoxyribonuclease V (cleaves DNA at apurinic or apyrimidinic sites), producing MIPVRPCPFDLSPAEAEALQRAWADDVVEDDRLGSVRRVAGVDVAYEKGGDRVYAAVVVLDAATLEVVEEATHAASATFPYVPGLFSFRELPPVVACFGKLRAPPDLVVCDAQGRAHPRRFGLACHLGVLFDVPTIGCAKTLLVGQHAALGPSRGDRAPLVHEGDVVGAALRTRDRVKPVYVSIGHRVSIDTAARAVLGLAPRYRLPETTRAADQRVNALRRGN from the coding sequence ATGATCCCCGTCCGCCCCTGCCCCTTCGATCTCTCGCCCGCGGAGGCCGAGGCGCTCCAGCGCGCCTGGGCGGACGACGTCGTCGAAGACGACCGCCTCGGCTCCGTGCGACGGGTCGCCGGCGTGGACGTGGCCTACGAGAAGGGCGGCGACCGGGTCTACGCGGCCGTCGTGGTGCTCGACGCCGCCACCCTCGAGGTGGTCGAGGAGGCGACGCACGCCGCGAGCGCGACCTTCCCGTACGTGCCGGGTCTCTTCTCGTTCCGCGAGCTGCCCCCGGTCGTCGCGTGCTTCGGGAAGCTGCGCGCCCCGCCCGACCTGGTCGTCTGCGACGCGCAGGGCCGCGCGCACCCTCGCCGCTTCGGCCTCGCGTGTCACCTCGGCGTGCTCTTCGACGTGCCGACGATCGGCTGCGCCAAGACGCTCCTCGTCGGCCAGCACGCGGCGCTGGGCCCCTCGCGTGGCGACCGCGCGCCGCTCGTGCACGAGGGCGACGTGGTCGGCGCGGCGCTGCGCACGCGGGACCGGGTCAAGCCCGTCTACGTCTCGATCGGACACCGCGTCTCGATCGACACCGCGGCCCGCGCGGTGCTCGGCCTCGCTCCCCGCTACCGCCTGCCCGAGACGACCCGCGCGGCCGACCAGCGCGTGAACGCCCTGCGGCGCGGGAACTGA
- a CDS encoding MYXO-CTERM sorting domain-containing protein: MTRTLLTLAGLAVAMLMVPPSARADAIDPSRPPRLYPAPTDCPRGTRGARGAGSHGMPPRCVPTTCEQSSDCPGESGPCEEIGVCQRWRRRGHSGPMLDYRGACATDDDCEESVGGQPARCEIARRCAGVTTPPPIVVPDPDPDPAPDPVSDPDSDSDSDSDPDPGPDPDPDPDPDPDPDPSQPAAPGCGCRVAAASPAATPLLLALPLLLVLYRRPR, translated from the coding sequence ATGACCCGCACCCTTCTCACGCTGGCCGGGCTCGCCGTCGCGATGCTCATGGTCCCCCCGTCCGCCCGCGCGGACGCCATCGACCCGAGCCGGCCCCCACGCCTCTACCCGGCGCCCACGGACTGCCCCAGAGGCACGCGAGGCGCCCGGGGCGCGGGCTCGCATGGCATGCCCCCGCGCTGCGTGCCCACCACCTGCGAGCAGAGCTCGGATTGCCCCGGCGAGTCCGGCCCCTGTGAGGAGATCGGCGTCTGCCAGCGCTGGAGGCGGAGGGGCCACAGCGGGCCGATGCTCGACTATCGCGGCGCCTGCGCCACCGACGACGACTGCGAGGAGAGCGTCGGAGGCCAGCCCGCCCGCTGCGAGATCGCCCGCCGCTGCGCCGGCGTGACGACGCCCCCACCCATCGTCGTCCCCGATCCCGATCCCGATCCCGCCCCCGACCCCGTCTCCGATCCCGATTCCGATTCCGATTCCGATTCCGATCCCGATCCCGGTCCCGATCCCGATCCCGATCCCGATCCCGATCCCGATCCCGATCCCTCCCAGCCGGCCGCCCCCGGCTGCGGTTGCCGCGTCGCCGCCGCCTCCCCCGCCGCCACTCCGCTCCTCCTCGCCCTCCCGCTCCTCCTCGTCCTCTACCGCAGACCGCGATGA
- the arsC gene encoding arsenate reductase (glutaredoxin) (This arsenate reductase requires both glutathione and glutaredoxin to convert arsenate to arsenite, after which the efflux transporter formed by ArsA and ArsB can extrude the arsenite from the cell, providing resistance.) encodes MDVVIWHNPSCSKSRQALALLKERGLEPTVRQYLKDPPSAKELRAVLKKMGAKDPHALVRKKEKLFGELGVAEMKGGEVVDAMAAHPKLIERPVVITDKGARVGRPTEAIVEVLD; translated from the coding sequence ATGGACGTCGTCATCTGGCACAACCCGAGCTGCTCCAAGTCCCGCCAGGCCCTCGCGCTCTTGAAGGAGCGCGGCCTCGAGCCGACCGTGCGGCAGTACCTGAAGGACCCGCCGAGCGCGAAGGAGCTGCGCGCGGTGCTGAAGAAGATGGGCGCCAAGGACCCGCACGCCCTCGTGCGCAAGAAGGAGAAGCTCTTCGGTGAGCTCGGCGTGGCCGAGATGAAGGGCGGAGAGGTCGTGGACGCGATGGCCGCGCACCCGAAGCTCATCGAGCGGCCCGTGGTCATCACCGACAAGGGCGCGCGCGTCGGCCGCCCGACCGAGGCCATCGTCGAGGTCCTGGACTGA